A genome region from Triticum aestivum cultivar Chinese Spring chromosome 2B, IWGSC CS RefSeq v2.1, whole genome shotgun sequence includes the following:
- the LOC123046285 gene encoding uncharacterized protein isoform X1, with translation MPPTTSARKMLMFLDALCSTSGTVTAATRVRSTPPTEVVSRHGEVQRVAPLAVDCMAPTTCITSPLPADHPCCVAALLCSDAPPSGWRTRIQGCSKNKMHRFLFCMLFSSSTSDGQLPNNLVPLSACITKFKNQNSTSSTWCTTRRRSSRGHTVASWTTSSTRLPSSPTSSPSSSESSSSWGF, from the exons ATGCCGCCGACGACTAGCGCGCGGAAGATGCTGATGTTCTTGGACGCCCTCTGTTCTACTTCGGGGACGGTCACAGCCGCCACCCGGGTCCGTTCAACACCGCCAACTGAAGTCGTATCTCGCCACGGCGAGGTCCAAAGGGTCGCCCCGCTTGCCGTCGACTGCATGGCGCCGACCACCTGCATCACCTCTCCCCTCCCTGCTGACCACCCATGCTGTGTAGCCGCTCTACTCTGTTCCGATGCTCCCCCTTCCGGATGGCGCACGCGAATTCAAG GTTGCAGCAAAAACAAGATGCACAGGTTCCTCTTTTGTATGCTTTTCAGTTCATCTACTTCCGATG GTCAGCTGCCCAACAATCTTGTACCGCTCAGTGCATGTATTACTAAGTTCAAAAATCAGAACTCAACAAGTTCAACATGGTGTACGACACGGAGGAGATCATCGAGAGGGCACACCGTGGCATCTTGGACTACATCAAGCACGCGCTTACCCTCTTCACCAACTTCGTCGCCGTCCTCATCCGAGTCCTCGTCATCATG GGGTTTTTGA
- the LOC123046285 gene encoding uncharacterized protein isoform X3, with amino-acid sequence MLCSRSTLFRCSPFRMAHANSRLQQKQDAQVPLLYAFQFIYFRCVFVSVGQLPNNLVPLSACITKFKNQNSTSSTWCTTRRRSSRGHTVASWTTSSTRLPSSPTSSPSSSESSSSWGF; translated from the exons ATGCTGTGTAGCCGCTCTACTCTGTTCCGATGCTCCCCCTTCCGGATGGCGCACGCGAATTCAAG GTTGCAGCAAAAACAAGATGCACAGGTTCCTCTTTTGTATGCTTTTCAGTTCATCTACTTCCGATG TGTTTTTGTTTCTGTAGGTCAGCTGCCCAACAATCTTGTACCGCTCAGTGCATGTATTACTAAGTTCAAAAATCAGAACTCAACAAGTTCAACATGGTGTACGACACGGAGGAGATCATCGAGAGGGCACACCGTGGCATCTTGGACTACATCAAGCACGCGCTTACCCTCTTCACCAACTTCGTCGCCGTCCTCATCCGAGTCCTCGTCATCATG GGGTTTTTGA
- the LOC123046285 gene encoding uncharacterized protein isoform X2 — MLCSRSTLFRCSPFRMAHANSRLQQKQDAQVPLLYAFQFIYFRCSVFVSVGQLPNNLVPLSACITKFKNQNSTSSTWCTTRRRSSRGHTVASWTTSSTRLPSSPTSSPSSSESSSSWGF, encoded by the exons ATGCTGTGTAGCCGCTCTACTCTGTTCCGATGCTCCCCCTTCCGGATGGCGCACGCGAATTCAAG GTTGCAGCAAAAACAAGATGCACAGGTTCCTCTTTTGTATGCTTTTCAGTTCATCTACTTCCGATG CAGTGTTTTTGTTTCTGTAGGTCAGCTGCCCAACAATCTTGTACCGCTCAGTGCATGTATTACTAAGTTCAAAAATCAGAACTCAACAAGTTCAACATGGTGTACGACACGGAGGAGATCATCGAGAGGGCACACCGTGGCATCTTGGACTACATCAAGCACGCGCTTACCCTCTTCACCAACTTCGTCGCCGTCCTCATCCGAGTCCTCGTCATCATG GGGTTTTTGA
- the LOC123046285 gene encoding uncharacterized protein isoform X4 produces MVLSCNKLWGCSKNKMHRFLFCMLFSSSTSDGQLPNNLVPLSACITKFKNQNSTSSTWCTTRRRSSRGHTVASWTTSSTRLPSSPTSSPSSSESSSSWGF; encoded by the exons aTGGTGCTTTCTTGTAACAAGTTGTGGG GTTGCAGCAAAAACAAGATGCACAGGTTCCTCTTTTGTATGCTTTTCAGTTCATCTACTTCCGATG GTCAGCTGCCCAACAATCTTGTACCGCTCAGTGCATGTATTACTAAGTTCAAAAATCAGAACTCAACAAGTTCAACATGGTGTACGACACGGAGGAGATCATCGAGAGGGCACACCGTGGCATCTTGGACTACATCAAGCACGCGCTTACCCTCTTCACCAACTTCGTCGCCGTCCTCATCCGAGTCCTCGTCATCATG GGGTTTTTGA